A single region of the Oleispira antarctica RB-8 genome encodes:
- a CDS encoding TatD related DNase, translating to MAKNKRDIPNFQLPIIETHFHLDYLKEGSTEEILAKARLLGVERFMTIAVSPDNLEKVIALTENHDDVYGTLGIHPHDAELYNNDVEAIIRQKLAPENRSKKLRAVGEIGLDYFYDNADRKIQRDVFERQLQIAVDYELPVVIHTREADEDTQSILSNFAPLMAKKGVIHSFTSGMELARFCVSQGFNLGINGIVTFGKADNVREVVADTPLEKLLLETDSPFLTPMPYRGKENAPCYLPFIAEKIAEVKGITVEDVLTQCYKNSMATFFS from the coding sequence ATGGCAAAAAATAAACGCGACATTCCAAACTTCCAGCTTCCCATCATTGAAACCCACTTTCATTTAGATTATCTAAAAGAAGGCAGCACGGAAGAAATCCTAGCAAAGGCTCGTTTACTCGGCGTAGAACGCTTTATGACGATTGCAGTCTCTCCCGATAATCTAGAAAAAGTCATCGCGCTGACTGAAAATCATGATGATGTTTATGGCACTCTAGGCATTCACCCACACGATGCCGAACTCTACAATAATGATGTCGAAGCTATTATTCGCCAAAAACTTGCACCCGAGAATCGCAGTAAAAAATTACGAGCGGTGGGAGAAATTGGCCTGGATTATTTCTACGATAACGCCGACCGAAAGATTCAACGTGATGTATTTGAACGCCAATTACAAATTGCGGTAGATTATGAGTTACCTGTCGTAATTCATACCCGCGAAGCCGATGAAGATACCCAATCGATTTTAAGCAACTTTGCGCCGCTTATGGCCAAGAAGGGAGTTATTCATAGCTTTACTTCCGGAATGGAGCTAGCACGCTTCTGTGTTAGCCAAGGATTCAATCTTGGCATCAATGGCATAGTGACGTTTGGCAAAGCTGATAACGTACGTGAAGTCGTTGCGGATACACCCCTAGAAAAGCTGCTATTAGAGACCGACTCGCCTTTCTTAACCCCTATGCCTTATCGCGGTAAAGAAAATGCTCCGTGCTATTTGCCGTTTATTGCAGAAAAGATTGCAGAAGTTAAAGGCATAACCGTCGAAGACGTATTGACTCAGTGCTATAAAAACTCAATGGCGACTTTTTTTAGCTGA
- a CDS encoding Beta-lactamase protein, whose translation MMNPLVAAYISILAIVQLTACSDNNAGSMTDQNTDKDGHSAPTMATLKANSAVIEQLPFDNQQDFKDAQRGLIARLDSLVTYNAKGKRVWDMDDYQFMQYRGLNGDAPVSINPSLWRQANLNNIHGLFKVSDGIYQLRGFDLANMTLIEGDTGWIVVDPLTAKETSKVAFEFAQKHLGRKPITAILFTHSHIDHFGGALGLVTAAQVKQQGIRVIAPEGFMEEATSENIIAGTAMSRRSMYMYGKRLSRTERGHIGSGLGKGPAFGSFGILKPTEIVNHQTPVLNIDGVNIEFQFTPGSEAPAEFTFYLPDHNAFCGAEVVSRNMHNLYTLRGAKVRDALKWSGYIEQARTRFAAANIYFGSHHWPMWGQDNIQNFLKLQRDSYKYIHDQSVRLLNGGATPSEVAEEIVMPESLRTSFPNRGYYGTLKHNAKAVYQNYLGWYDANPANLDPLPNTESAGRYIEMMGGIEQVVAQAQISFDNADDDAGAYRWVAELLNKAVFFDPNHKAAKALLAKTYDQLGYQAESAPWRDVYLSAAYELRHGGPDKGIDIALMRDILLETPVERFFDTMSVRLNGPKAEGETYTIKVNFTDKDLSYVLYLENSVLYYATEKDWQLTEGKKTANSHTGLKNINATLNVKHELFIDMLIGKAGLKKTLFSDDLSIDGSKLDLLSFLSLFDRPTGDFNIVIP comes from the coding sequence ATGATGAATCCTTTAGTAGCCGCCTATATTTCGATACTGGCCATTGTTCAATTAACCGCCTGCAGCGATAACAATGCAGGCTCTATGACTGATCAAAATACCGACAAAGACGGTCACTCTGCACCGACCATGGCCACCCTAAAAGCAAACTCAGCAGTAATCGAACAACTTCCCTTTGATAATCAGCAAGATTTTAAAGATGCTCAACGAGGCTTAATTGCCCGCCTAGATTCTCTCGTCACTTACAACGCCAAGGGTAAGCGGGTGTGGGATATGGACGATTATCAATTCATGCAATACCGCGGATTAAACGGTGATGCTCCCGTCAGTATTAATCCAAGCTTATGGCGCCAAGCCAATTTAAATAATATTCATGGACTGTTTAAAGTCAGCGATGGCATCTATCAGCTGCGGGGATTTGATCTAGCCAATATGACCTTAATTGAAGGCGATACGGGCTGGATTGTTGTTGACCCTTTAACCGCAAAAGAAACCTCAAAAGTTGCGTTTGAATTTGCCCAAAAGCACCTTGGCAGAAAACCCATTACCGCCATCTTATTTACTCATAGTCACATTGACCATTTTGGCGGCGCACTGGGCTTAGTAACGGCCGCGCAAGTTAAACAACAAGGTATTCGAGTCATTGCACCTGAAGGCTTTATGGAAGAAGCGACCAGCGAAAATATCATTGCGGGTACTGCTATGAGCCGTCGCTCTATGTATATGTATGGCAAACGTCTCTCCAGAACTGAGCGTGGTCATATTGGTTCTGGCCTAGGCAAAGGCCCTGCTTTTGGTAGCTTTGGAATACTAAAACCCACCGAAATTGTAAACCATCAAACACCTGTATTAAATATTGATGGGGTTAATATTGAATTCCAATTTACGCCGGGTTCAGAAGCGCCCGCCGAGTTTACTTTTTACCTGCCCGATCACAATGCTTTCTGCGGTGCAGAGGTTGTTTCTCGTAACATGCACAATTTATATACCCTAAGAGGCGCAAAAGTACGTGATGCTTTAAAATGGAGTGGTTATATCGAGCAAGCGCGCACTCGCTTCGCCGCCGCAAATATTTATTTTGGCAGTCACCACTGGCCGATGTGGGGACAAGATAACATTCAAAATTTCTTAAAGTTACAGCGTGACAGCTATAAGTACATTCATGATCAGAGTGTGCGCTTATTAAATGGCGGCGCGACTCCAAGCGAAGTAGCGGAAGAAATAGTGATGCCAGAATCATTACGTACTTCATTTCCAAATCGCGGCTACTACGGCACACTAAAGCACAATGCCAAGGCAGTTTATCAAAACTACTTAGGCTGGTACGACGCCAATCCAGCCAACTTAGACCCATTACCTAATACCGAAAGCGCTGGCCGCTATATTGAAATGATGGGCGGCATTGAGCAGGTAGTAGCCCAAGCTCAGATTTCTTTTGATAACGCAGATGACGATGCAGGAGCCTATCGCTGGGTGGCAGAATTACTCAACAAAGCGGTCTTCTTTGACCCTAACCATAAAGCGGCTAAAGCACTGTTAGCAAAAACCTATGATCAACTTGGTTATCAAGCAGAATCTGCGCCTTGGCGAGATGTTTACTTATCGGCGGCTTATGAATTACGCCATGGTGGTCCTGATAAAGGCATTGATATCGCCCTTATGCGCGATATTTTATTAGAAACTCCCGTCGAGCGTTTTTTCGATACGATGTCTGTGCGCTTAAATGGCCCCAAGGCTGAGGGTGAAACGTATACCATTAAAGTGAATTTTACCGATAAAGATTTAAGTTATGTGCTGTATTTAGAAAACTCTGTTCTTTACTATGCAACAGAGAAAGATTGGCAATTGACTGAAGGCAAAAAAACAGCAAACAGTCATACCGGGCTAAAAAACATTAATGCCACGCTGAATGTAAAACATGAACTGTTTATCGACATGCTGATTGGCAAAGCAGGCTTGAAGAAAACCTTGTTTTCCGATGATTTAAGTATTGATGGTAGTAAGCTGGATCTTTTATCTTTCTTAAGCTTGTTCGACCGCCCGACGGGCGATTTCAACATTGTTATTCCTTAA